The Corynebacterium coyleae genome segment CGGAGTACCTTCCCGGCATCACACTCCCGGATGCGATCGAAGCCACCTCGGACGAGCAATACGCGCTGCAAGACGCGACCATCGTCGTCTTTGGCGTACCCAGCCAGACCATGCGGGAAAACGTCGCGCGTTGGGCACCCATGATCCCGGCTGATGCGACGATGCTGTCCATCTCAAAGGGTGTGGAAACAGGAACACATCTGCGTATGAGTGAAGTTATTGCAGAGGTCACCGGAGCGGACCCGAACCGGATTGCAGTGCTCAGCGGGCCCAACCTGTCGCGCGAGATTGCGCTCGAACAACCTGCCGCCACCGTGATTGCATGCGCTGACGAGAACCGCGCAAAACTCGTCCAAGCCGCGTGTGCGACTAACTATTTGCGGCCGTACACCAACACCGATGTTGTGGGCTGCGAAATCGGCGGCGCGACGAAAAATGTCATTGCGCTTGCCTGCGGTATGGCTTCCGGCCAGGGGCTTGGCGACAATACCCTGGCATCCCTGATCACCCGTGGCCTTGCAGAGACCACCCGTCTGGGCAACGCGCTCGGCGCGGATCCCCGCACGTTTGCAGGTCTTGCCGGTATGGGAGACCTCGTGGCCACGTGTGCTTCGCCGCTGTCGCGTAACCGCACATTTGGCTCCGCTTTGGGGCAAGGTGCGACGATGGAAGAGGCGAAGGCTGCGACGAAGGGCCAGGTTGCGGAGGGCGTGGTGTCGTCGAGAAGCATTTTCCAGCTCGCCGAAAAGCATGGCGTGGAGATGCCGATTACCCAGGCAGTGTTTGCCATTTGCCACGACAACTTCAAAGTTGCGGACACGATCGCGACACTGATGGGGCGCAGCAAGAAGGCAGAGTAAAACTGCGCCATGGCTACGCGGTAGATTGGTCAGCGTGATTCGCGTAGCAGTTCTTTATGGTGGCATGTCCACCGAGCACTCCATTTCCTGCATTTCCGCAGCGTCGGTGATGCAACACATGCCGGCTGACTACGAGGTGTTTCCCATCGGTATCACCCGTGACGGCGTATGGGTCGAAGGCACAACAGACCCAGTAAACGGCGTCGCGCTGCCTGAGGTGCCCGCAGGCCGCGAAGTTGCACTCTCCATCAACCCGACGCGCAAGGGGCAGATCTTCGATGTAGCAACCGGCGAAAGTATCGCTTGCGTCGATGTTGTCTTCCCGGTGCTGCACGGCAAATACGGCGAAGACGGCACAGTGCAAGGACTGCTCGAACTCGCTGGTGTCCCGTACGTTGGCCCAGGGGTGCTTGCATCCGCCTGTGGCATGGACAAGGAGTACACGAAGAAGCTCGTCGCGGCTGAAAACATTGCGATCACCAGGGAAGTGATCCTCGACGGTCGGGCAGTGCTTGACGACGACGAGCGTGACTACCTCGGTCTACCAGTGTTCGTAAAACCCGCCAACGGTGGGTCATCGATCGGTGTGTCCAAAGTGAGCTCCTGGGACGACTTCCCGGCGGCGTACGACCTTGCGCACGAATCCGATTCCAAGGTGATTGTGGAAGCGGAACTTGTCGGCGACGAGGTTGAGGTGGGAGTCCTCGAACGACCCGACGGGACCATTGCGGCATCCCTGCCAGCGAAGCTCAACGGCACCGAAGACTCCGAAGAAGGCTTCTACGGGTTTGAAACGAAATACCTCGAAGAGGGCGTTACGGCAACGATTCCGGCACCGTTCGACGAGGCAACAACCGCGCAACTTCAAGACATGGCGGTGACGTGTTTCAAGGCGCTGAACTGTAAGTCGCTCGCACGTGTGGACTTCTTCGTCACCAAGGACGGCCCGGTGCTCAACGAGGTCAACACCATGCCTGGATTCACCGCGATTTCGATGTACCCGCAGGTGTGGGCAGCCACCGGAGTGGACTACCCGGAACTGCTGGACACGCTGGTGCGGACCGCGCTGCGTTAAAGCACAGCGTTAAAGCACAGCGTTAAGGCGCAGCGTTAAAGCACAGCGTTAAGGCGCAGCGTTAAAGCGCAGCGGTGTGCTCGGCGATCAGTTCAGTCAGGTTCGTAATCGCCTCGTTGCTCTCCGCCTGCGGCAAAGAGACTGCGATACCGCTGTCGCGCCCCAATGCGTACCACGTCGATGCCGTGGTGCCGTTTGCCAACAGCACATCCTCGAACCACGGAATGTCATTGACCTGGGCAAGTTGTGCACCCGGTGCGTAATTCGGCGATGGGGCGACACCGCAGCGCAGAACGATCGGATCACGTCCCTCGGCACGCCATGCGACGGTGTTTTCGGACGCAGGCTCTGTCCGGGTGTAGCCCTCGGCGATAGCATCCGGTGCGGCCTGGAGCAGCGCGTCGCACTTCGATGCATCTGCGCCTTCCAACGCGGACAAAGGCGCGGGGTTGTGGGGCTGATCCTTCGATGGCAGCCCATCGGCGCCCAGCCGTCCGAGGGACTTCTTTGAGTCGTGGAGTACCTGCGCATCACCGGTCACGGCGATCACAGGGGAGCGGTCCACGGTGTACCAGGTGGCCAGGTTGGACTGGGGCGTGAGGTCGTCGATACGCATCCACGTTGCATTGCCGATGGTTTCAGTAACGGCGTAGTCCGTGTACTGCGCCGGCATGTCTACACCGCAGCGCAGGGTGACGCGGTCATCGGTGGACTTGCGCCAGGCGGCGGCGCCTTGTGGTGCCGGTTCTGCGAGTTCGGCACGGGGAAGGCCGGCGAACCGGTCGGGGAGGGCGTCGATAAGCGATGCGCACTCCGGGCTATCGGCCATCGGGGCAGGAAGATCAGCCATCGCGACCGGCTGCAGCGCCACACGTTGGAAGAACACACGAGCGCCAATAACGGCTCCGAGGACGAGAAGGACTGCGAGGCCAAGACTGACCAAAATTGTTGTGCGATTAACCTGTGGTTCGTGCGCCGTGGTTGCCATGGCGAAATAGTCTAACGAAAGGGCTGCCCAACCCGTGATCACCACCGGATTTCCCACTGATGGTCCGACGCTTGCGCAGGTCGGCGAGCGAGCGGTTATCGCCGCGATTCGCGCTGCCGCACCGTCTGCCCTCAACGGCGACGACGCAGCGGTACTTACCCCCTCAGTGCCAAACTCGAGAGTCGTCGCCGGCACCGACATGTTGGTGGAAGGCCATCACTTCACTCGTGCGACCACAACCCCGTACCTTTTGGGCCGCAAGGCGACGGTGCAGAACTTCGCGGATATCGAGGCAATGGGCGCGCGCCCGATTGCAGCACTGATGGGGGTGTCTGTCTCCCGCGATGCGCCGGCAGCATGGGTCGAAGAGATCGCCCGCGGCATTGGGGATATGGCAGGGGAGTATGGCTGTGAACTCGTCGGCGGGGATCTGACCGACGGGCAAGAACTTGTGGTCTCCGTAACCGCAATCGGCTCGCTTGGTGGTAATCGTCCGCCGCTGACGCTAGACGCGGCACGCCCCGGTCAGCGAGTGGTCGCGCACGGCAATATCGGTTATTCAGCCGCAGGGTTCGCGCTGCTGCAGGCCGGGATTGATGTGCCGGAGGAGCTCGAGGTGCTTGTGAAGGCGCATCAGGCCCCGGTGCTTACCCCGGGGCGTGGCGTGGTGGCGCGCGCGGCAGGCGCGACCGCGATGACGGACAACTCGGATGGGCTCATCCGGGATGTGACGACGCTGGCAAAGGCATCTTCGGTAGGCATCGAACTGTCAAAGGTGGCGCTGCGCCCGGATGCGACCTTGCAGGCTGCGGGCGTACTCCTTGGCGTCGACCCGTGGGAGTGGGTGCTCACAGGTGGGGAGGACCACACCCTCATCGGCACGATCGATGGGTCCGCACCGGTTGGGTTCCGCTCGATTGGCGCAGTCACTCGCAAGCCCGGGGTGCGCATCGACGGCGAGGCCCCAGAATTGACCGCTGGATGGGAGAGTTTCTAAATGTTGCCCGTGCACGAATCTTGGCAGGAACCGCTCGCTCCGGTAGAAGACCGCATCCACGCAATGGGGCAGTTTTTGCGCACAGAGGACGACTACCTGCCGCGTGGCCACGATATTTTGCGGGCTTTTGCGGATCCGTTCGACGATGTCCGGGTCCTCATCCTGGGTCAAGACCCGTATCCGACCCCAGGACACCCGATGGGGCTGGCGTTTTCCACCCAGCCTGGGGTGGCGGCGCCGCGGTCGTTGGTGAATATCTACAAAGAGCTGCAGGCTGATCTGGGTATCCCGCCCCGGGCGGATGGGGACCTGTCGTCGTGGTCGTCGCAAGGCATTTTGCTGCTCAACAGGGTGCTTACCGTGCGTCCGGGAAAGCCCGCGTCACACCGTGGCAAAGGCTGGGAAGAGGTTACCCAGGCCGCAATTGAGGCGCTTGTCCGCCGAGATGCGCCACTCGTAGCTATCTTGTGGGGCCGTGACGCACAGACAGCTGCGAGATTTTTGGGGGATACTCCCCGGATTGAGTCGCCGCATCCGTCGCCGTTATCAGCATCGCGCGGTTTCTTCGGTTCGCGCCCGTTCTCGCGTGCAAATGAAGCGCTTCAAGCACAGGGTGCGAATCCCATCGACTGGAGTCTGTAACAGCTCCCTGTAAGCTTTCGCTTCATGTCTGTCACTCCGCTTATCGACGCCGCAGGGTTGCGTGCGTGGGCCCAACGCGCCTCCGCCGAGCTGGAGCGGCGCCGAGTGGAGATCAACAGCCTCAACGTCTTTCCCGTGCCGGACTCCGATACAGGTTCCAACATGGCGCACACGATGCGTTCAGCCTGCGAGCAAGCAGCTTTGCTTGGCGACGACGCCAGCGCCGTCGATGTCGCCGAAGCCCTGGCCGTCGGCGCTGTACGTGGAGCACGCGGCAACTCAGGTGTGGTGTTGTCCCAGGTGATGCGCGGAATCGCGCAGTCTGTCAAAGACGATGCTTCGGACGGGGAAATGGTCGCGGACGCATTGACGCATGCAGTGAAGTTTGTGGACCAAGCCATTGCGGATCCGGTGGAAGGCACCGTGATTACGGTGCTCCGAGCGGCGTCTGTGGCTGCCCAACAAGCGGTAGAGGACATTGGGCGTCCGTTGAGCTTGCTCGATGTCGCAGCACCTGCGACATCCGCAGCCAGGGTGGCCTTGGCCAACACGCCGTCGCAGCTGCCAGTGCTACGCGAGGCAGGCGTGGTCGATGCCGGCGGCACCGGTGTGGTGATTCTGCTCGAGGCGCTGTTGGAAGAGGTAGAGGATAGTCCCGCAACTGCACCCGATGGTGATGTCCAAGAGAGCGCCGTACGCAGCGCAGAAGCCAGTGCAGAAAGCACCCCGGCACCTGCTGAAAGGGCAGACCGCGACGTGCACGTTGACATGGCGCATGCGGGGCC includes the following:
- a CDS encoding D-alanine--D-alanine ligase family protein, with product MVSVIRVAVLYGGMSTEHSISCISAASVMQHMPADYEVFPIGITRDGVWVEGTTDPVNGVALPEVPAGREVALSINPTRKGQIFDVATGESIACVDVVFPVLHGKYGEDGTVQGLLELAGVPYVGPGVLASACGMDKEYTKKLVAAENIAITREVILDGRAVLDDDERDYLGLPVFVKPANGGSSIGVSKVSSWDDFPAAYDLAHESDSKVIVEAELVGDEVEVGVLERPDGTIAASLPAKLNGTEDSEEGFYGFETKYLEEGVTATIPAPFDEATTAQLQDMAVTCFKALNCKSLARVDFFVTKDGPVLNEVNTMPGFTAISMYPQVWAATGVDYPELLDTLVRTALR
- a CDS encoding NAD(P)H-dependent glycerol-3-phosphate dehydrogenase, with amino-acid sequence MVNVAVLGAGSWGTTLAKVFADAGNRVTLWARRDNLARTIQTTRENPEYLPGITLPDAIEATSDEQYALQDATIVVFGVPSQTMRENVARWAPMIPADATMLSISKGVETGTHLRMSEVIAEVTGADPNRIAVLSGPNLSREIALEQPAATVIACADENRAKLVQAACATNYLRPYTNTDVVGCEIGGATKNVIALACGMASGQGLGDNTLASLITRGLAETTRLGNALGADPRTFAGLAGMGDLVATCASPLSRNRTFGSALGQGATMEEAKAATKGQVAEGVVSSRSIFQLAEKHGVEMPITQAVFAICHDNFKVADTIATLMGRSKKAE
- a CDS encoding DUF3515 domain-containing protein, whose translation is MATTAHEPQVNRTTILVSLGLAVLLVLGAVIGARVFFQRVALQPVAMADLPAPMADSPECASLIDALPDRFAGLPRAELAEPAPQGAAAWRKSTDDRVTLRCGVDMPAQYTDYAVTETIGNATWMRIDDLTPQSNLATWYTVDRSPVIAVTGDAQVLHDSKKSLGRLGADGLPSKDQPHNPAPLSALEGADASKCDALLQAAPDAIAEGYTRTEPASENTVAWRAEGRDPIVLRCGVAPSPNYAPGAQLAQVNDIPWFEDVLLANGTTASTWYALGRDSGIAVSLPQAESNEAITNLTELIAEHTAAL
- a CDS encoding uracil-DNA glycosylase; its protein translation is MLPVHESWQEPLAPVEDRIHAMGQFLRTEDDYLPRGHDILRAFADPFDDVRVLILGQDPYPTPGHPMGLAFSTQPGVAAPRSLVNIYKELQADLGIPPRADGDLSSWSSQGILLLNRVLTVRPGKPASHRGKGWEEVTQAAIEALVRRDAPLVAILWGRDAQTAARFLGDTPRIESPHPSPLSASRGFFGSRPFSRANEALQAQGANPIDWSL
- a CDS encoding thiamine-phosphate kinase is translated as MITTGFPTDGPTLAQVGERAVIAAIRAAAPSALNGDDAAVLTPSVPNSRVVAGTDMLVEGHHFTRATTTPYLLGRKATVQNFADIEAMGARPIAALMGVSVSRDAPAAWVEEIARGIGDMAGEYGCELVGGDLTDGQELVVSVTAIGSLGGNRPPLTLDAARPGQRVVAHGNIGYSAAGFALLQAGIDVPEELEVLVKAHQAPVLTPGRGVVARAAGATAMTDNSDGLIRDVTTLAKASSVGIELSKVALRPDATLQAAGVLLGVDPWEWVLTGGEDHTLIGTIDGSAPVGFRSIGAVTRKPGVRIDGEAPELTAGWESF